AGCCGTCGCCGCGGAGATTCCGCCGTCGGCGCCCGGCAAGACCCTGTTATTCGCGGCCCGCGACGATCACGCCGACACGCTCGTCGCGGAGCTGCGCAACGCTCTCGAGACGGAATATGGCCCGCAGCCGCACGACCTCGTGCAGAAGATCACCGGCAAGGTCGATCGGCCGGGCGACCATATCCGCGCCTTCCGCAATGATCCCCGCCCGAAATATGTGGTGACGGTCGATCTGCTGACGACCGGCGTCGATGTGCCGGACATCTGCAATCTCGTCTTCGTGCGCCGCGTCAACAGCCGCATTCTCTATGACCAGATGATCGGCCGCGCGACTCGCCTCTCGCCGGCGATCGGCAAGGAAATCTTCCGCATCTTCGATGCGGTGGACATATACGCCAATCTCCAGACCGTCACCGACATGCGCCCCGTCGTGGTCGATCCGAATATTCCGCTGGAGACGCTGCTCACCGATCTCCAGCGCGCGCCGACCAACGAGGATCGCAGCTTCGTCCGGGACGAGATCCTCGTGCGGCTCCGGCGCGCCTTCAAGCATCTGACCGACGCGCAGGCGCAAGCCTTCGAGCGTGCGGCCGGCATGCCGCCCCGCGATTTCCTCGCGCGCCTGCGCGCCGCGCCGCCGCATGAGGCTCCGGCCTGGCTCCAGGCCCAGGCGGGGGCCTTGGCGATCGCCGCCGGCGCGCGTCCGGCGGCCCGCGATCGCGGCATCTTCATCTCCACCCATGCGGACGAACTCGTCGCCGTAGAGGACGTCTTCGCCGGCGCGGCGAGTCCGGAGGATTTCATCTCCGCCTTCGAGCGCTTCGTGCGCGAGAATATGAACGCCTCCGCGGCCATGATCGCCGCGACCCAGCGCCCGCGCGAGCTCACCCGCAAGGAGCTGAAGTCGCTCGCCGCCGAGCTGGACGAGCACGGCTTTTCGGAAGCGAGCCTGCGCCGCGCCTACGGCCGGGCCCGCAATGCGGACATCGCCGCCCATATCATCGGCTTCGTCCGCCAGGCGGCGCTCGGCGATCCGCTCGTCCCCTATGCGGCCCGCGTCGACTCGGCGCTCGCCAAGATCGAAGCCGCGAAGCCCTGGACGCAGAAGCAGAAACAATGGCTGCGCCGGATCGGCCGCGTCCTGAAAGAGCAGCCCGTCGGCGACCGCGCCATTCTGGCGGAGCCGGCCTTCGCCGCTCAGGGCGGCTATGAGACCGTAAACGCCGAATTCGACCACCGCTTGCAGGATGTCCTCGCGGACCTTAACGAAGCCATTTGGGGCCGGGCGAGCTGACCGGCCGATTTGGAGCTGAGATGAATCCCTCGTCCGACCTCGTCAACAAGCTCTGGCGCCTCTGCGCGGTCCTGCGCAAGGACGGCATCACCTATCAGCAATATGTCACCGAGCTGACCTATTTGCTGTTCCTGAAGATGCTGGCCGAGCGAAAGCTCGAGGAGAACAAGCTCCCGGAGGGCGCGCGCTGGCGCGATATCGTCGCGCAAGAAGGCGTCACGAGGCTCGCGCTCTATCGCCGCATATTGGCCGATCTCGGCGATCCGCAGAAGAAGCGTGACCGCACCGTGCAGGCGATCTTCGCCAATGCCGCGACCTTCATCCGCGAGCCGGTCAATCTCGACAAGCTCATCGCCGCCATCGACGATCTGCATTGGTTCACCGAGGAGCGCGATTCCTTCGGCGATCTCTATGAAGGCCTGTTGCAGAAGAACGCCGAGGAGACGAAGCGCGGCGCCGGGCAATATTTCACCCCGCGCGTGCTCATCGACCTGCTGGTGCGGCTCATGAAGCCCAAGGCCGGCGAGGTGATCCAGGACCCGGCGGCCGGCACCGGCGGCTTTCTCATCGCCGCCAATCGCTTCATCAAGGCGGAGACCGACGATCTCTTCACCCTCGCGCCGAAGCAGCAGGAGTTCCAGCTCCGCTACGCCCTCCATGGCATGGAGAATGTCGAGGGCGTCTATCGGCTGCTGCTGATGAATCTCTTTCTGCATGGCGTCGACAGCCTGCGCATAGAGCTCGGCGACACGCTCTCGCCGGCTGGCGCCGATCTCGAGAAGGCCGATCTCATCCTCACAAATCCGCCTTTCGGCCCGGCGGGCGGACGGCCCTCGCGCGACGATCTCACCGTGACGGCCTCGGTCTCCTCCTATCAATTGCCCTTCGTGGAGCATTGTATCCGCAAGCTCAAAGCCGGAGGCCGCGCCGCCGTCGTCGTGCCGGATAATGTTTTGTTCGAGGATGGACGCGGGCGCGAATTGCGCCGCATGCTGATGGACCGTTGCGATCTGCACACGATCCTGCGCCTGCCGACCGGCATTTTTTATGCGCAGGGCGTGAAGACCAATGTGATCTTCTTCACCAAGGGCGAGGCCGACAGCGGGCAGACGAGCCAGGTCTGGGTCTATGATCTGCGCGCCAACATGCCCGCCTTCGGCAAGACGAGTCCTTTGACGCCAGCGCATTTCGCCCAATTCGAGCAGGCCTTCGGCGACGATCCGCATGGCCGCGGCGCTCGCCGGGACGAAGGGGAGGAGGGACGCTTCCGCTGCTTTTCCCGCGTCGACATCGCCGCGCGCGGCGACAATCTCGACCTCGCCTGGCTGCGCGACACGTCGAGCGACCCGGAAGATGCGATGAGCGAGCCGGAGGAGTTGATCGGCGCGATCCTCGGGCATCTCAGAAGCGCGCTCGCGGAGATCGAGGTTTTGAGCGAGGAGCTGGAGGGGAGCGAGGGGATTACTGCCGAGGCGGCGCAATGAGCGAGCTGAGAGACGGGTGGTCAGAAGCTCCGCTCACGGAAGTCATCACCCTTCACGACGGCCGTCGCATTCCTCTCAATCAGGAGCAGCGACAGTCGCGGCAAGGAAAATATGCGTATTACGGCGCGAACGGCGTCGTCGATCATATCGATGATTATATTTTTGACGGACAATACGTGCTGCTCGCAGAAGATGGTGGGTATTTTGATCAGCCGGAGCGCGGAGTCGCCTATGCTGTCGATGGGCGCTTCTGGGTGAATAATCACGCTCATATCATCGAGCCGAGCGGGGGCATCTCGGTCGGCTTTTTGGTGCGGTGGCTCAACGCGATCGATTGGCTTCCATTTGTTAGTGGCACGACCCGCTTGAAGTTGACGCAAGGAGGCATGCAACGAGTTCGCATCCCATTGCCGCCCCTCGCCGAACAACGCCGCATCGTCGCCAAACTGGATGCGCTGGACGCGAGCGCGAAACGCGCCCGCGCCGATCTCGACCGCATCCCCACCCTCGTCGCCCGCGCTAAACAGGCGATTTTGGAAAAGGCCTTCAGTGGCAATTTGACAACTGGGTTCCGAGCAGCAAGCAAGAGTGCGCTTACTGATCGTCGCTGCCTATCGGCGCTTGGTTTGGATCAATCTGAACGTGGTGAATGGCCGCAAGATGAATTGCCTAGAGGTTGGGAATGGAAGGTCTTTAGCGCGGTCTTTGTAGACGTGACCGACTCTCGCCGTAAGCTTCCTACAAAGGAATACAGGGAGGCAGGCAAGCTTCCGATCGTTGATCAAGGTGAGCCATATATTGCTGGTTGGTCTGACCGAGATGATATGGTCCAAACAGCTATGCCGCCTTTTGTTGTTTTTGGCGACCATACCCGATGCGTTAAGCTGATCGAGATTCCATTCATACAAGGAGCGGATGGCGTAAAGGTTCTTAAAGTAAAAGCTGAATTTGACATACAATATTTATATTTTGCTCTGCTTGCAGTTCGGCTGCCCGACAAAGGTTACAGTCGACATATGAAGTTTCTCCGAGCAACGGTGTTTCCTTGGTGCGAGAGAGCCGAACAACGCGAAATCGTCCGCCGCATCGAAGCCGCCTTCGCGAAAATCGACCGCATCGCCGCTGAGGCGGCTTCGGCGCGCGCGCTTCTCGATCGTCTGGATCAGGCGATCCTCGCCAAAGCCTTTCGCGGCGAGCTCGTCCCCCAGGACCCGAGCGACGAGCCGGCGGAAAAGCTCCTCGAGAAGATCAAAGCCGCCCGCGCCGCGCCGCCGGCCCGCAAGACGAGAAAAAAGCTATCGTGAGACGACGCATATGACGACCTTCGCCTCCACCAAAATCAGCCTGTCGCAAATCCTCGAGGACCAAATCCTCGAGGACATGGTCGCCGGCCGGATTCAGCTGCCCGATTTTCACCGCGGCTGGGTGTGGGACGACGAGCATGTGCGCTCCCTGCTGGTCTCGGTCGCGCGCTCCTTTCCGGTCGGCGCGATCATGCTGCTGGAGACAGGCGGCGAAGCGCGCTTCCCGACGCGGCCGGTCGAGAGCTCGAACGGATAGCGTCGGCGCCGCCACGCGGTTTCTCGGAGTTTCGGTCGCGGATCGACGGGCGCGATCGCGCTGTTGTCGTCCCGTCAGCCGGACTTCACGGCGGCGGCCGTGGATAGTCGTATTCCGACCGCGACACCTTTCTCGAACAGAAGCTCAATTCCCCGATCCTCGAGCGCCCGCTGGAGATCCAACAGGGTCCTGTCGTGCGGCGCGGTCGCGCCGCGTTCGAATTCGGCGATCGTCCTGCGATTGACCAGGCAGGCGTCGGCGAGGTCCTGCTGCGAGAGGTTCAGCCACCCTCGAGCGGCTCGGAGCTGCGCCGCGGAAAGGGCGGGGATGGGCTGCTTGGTCATCATCTGTTAACTATAAAACATGCCATTTAGTGCGTCAATTCCTATTTTGTGATCTAAGCAGTGCGTGCTCTCGAGCAAAAGGAGTGAAGAGACATGCCTGTCAACTGTAATCAGCCCCCGCGTCCCGAGCCTGTCCGTTGCAGCGACGAGCTCACCCAAGCCGCCCGCGCCGCCGTCCTCAGCGCGGTCGCGACGAAGTTTCCGCCGGAGCCGCTTTTCGATCCGGCGCTCTCCCGCGTCTTGTCGACCTGCGCATCGGTGGTGAAGAGACATGGCCGCCTTCTGGAGACGGCGATCATCGAATCCCTCGCGGAAACCGGCGCAGAGGTCTGGCAGGGCGTGAAAATCCCCTACACGCGCGCCGCCTTCGCCTTTGTCGTGTCGCCGGACTACGCGCTGAACCGCAATCGTCTGCTCTCGCATGACGCCGAAGACATCAGCGGCTGGTTCGACGCGGATATTCTGACGGTCTACGAAGGCTGGGCGGCGGCGCTGCAAGTGCGCCGCGGCGGCGGCGCAACGGAGCCGACCAAGAGAAAGCGATCGGAGCGCGAGATACGCGCCTTGAATCTCACCCTGGCGTCGTGGCTGCGCCAGCAAGGGTTTGCGGGCATCGAAACCGCGACGGTGGCTGCCGTCGATTGGCTGGGCCAAGCCGGTTTCTCGGAGGACGTGGTTCTTCATGGAGAGGACATCGATCGCTTCTTGGGCGCTCCGGCGACTGCGAAAATCGCCGCCCTGAGCGACGTGCTCCGCCATGAGCTGGACCACCAGATGAACGCGCTGCTGCGGCCCATGGCCGCCACGTTCGATCACAACCGAGGCATGCGCCAGGCGGTCATGGATCGCCCCTTCGCGGACGTCGCGGAGGCCCGGGGCGCTATGCGCTTTCGGCCGCAGCGGGATGCGCAAGTTCAGCAGCCTGTCGAGAGCGAGGCGGCGCGGCGCGTCCGCGCTGGCGGGCGCCAGTTCGGGCTCTGATCGCGGCGACTCGAAAGAGCGCGGGGCTTTTTCCGCGCTCCTTCGGACTTCGACAGCCGATGCGGCGATCCCGCCGTTCCAGCGCCGCTGTTCCTCTTCTTCAGTTCGTATCAGTGGGACCTTCACGATGTACGCCGATCCATTCTCCATTTCTGACGCCGTCGACAAGACGCGGATGCTTTTCGAGCGCGATACTTCCAACGCCGTGGCCAATGCTCGCGGGAGGGGCCAATGAGCAAGCTAGGGCGCCTCGGAGGCGAGGACGACATTTTCGACGCGGTGGACGATGACGCCGACGAGCCGGCGCAGAAGGCTGGCTCCGTCGCCGATGCGCTCGCATGGGAATGTCTGCGGGCGGCGCTGCCGGCCGCGCTGCGCCAGCGCATCCGACGCGGGGACCCGGTCGCCGTCATCGTCCAGGCGCCCGGCGCCGAATGGTGCGGCCCGCTGACGCGTGTGCTGCGGCGCGACTCGGCGCGAGTCCTCTGTGTGTCACGTGACGGCTCCTCCCGGCGCGAGCACGACCCGGCGAAAGGCAATGACGAAGTGGCCTTGGCCCTCGCGGGCGGGCGTCCCGTCATCGGCGTCTCGCAGGATCCGCAATCGCTCCTGCCGTCCGCGCTTTTATCGGCGGCGGACGTGCGCATTTCCGTCGCGCCGCCCGATGCGAATATTCTTCGCCGGCTCCTGAGAAAGCACGCGCGCGGCAAGGCGCCGGCGGAGATTCCCGATGGAGCCAAGCTGGCGCTGACATTCGCCGAGACGGTCAGCGCTTTCCGCGCCGGCGCATCCGCACGCGATGTCGTTGCCAATCTCCTCCGCGCCGCGGAGTCCAAGAAAGCGGACGTCGGCGGCGCCGTTGCCGACGTCCCGCCGCTCGACTGCCTCCCCGCTGATCTCCGCCGGTTGGCGGAGGATATAGTCTCGGGCGTCGCCGATTATCGCGCCGGTCGCATCCGTTGGCGCGACATGCCGACGACCGCCGTGCTGCTCGCAGGCCCGCCCGGCGCCGGAAAGACGACCTTCGCCGCAGTCCTTGCTCGCGCTTTAGGAGCGCCCCTGGTCGTCGACTCATGTGGAAAAATTTTCGCGCGAAGCGGCGACGCCGGCCATCTCGGCACGATCGCCCGCGCGGTGCAGGATGCCTTCGATGCGGCGCGCACCGCCGCGGCGACCGCTGGCGCCAGTATCCTTTGCCTCGATGAATTCGACGCGGCCTGTCCGGACAGAGCGTCGATGGACCGCCGCGGGCGAGATTTTTGGGCGCCGCTCGTGACCCTCGTGCTGACCCTCCTCGAGAATCATGAGGGCGTGATCATTGTGGCCGCCTCGAATTGCGGCGACGCCATCGACGCCGCCGCCACAAGACCCGGACGATTGCGACGCGTCGACGTCGGCCCGCCGGGCGCGGAATCGCTCATGCGCGTGCTGCGCTGGCGGCTCGGCGGCGCGCTTTCCACTGTCGCCGATGCGGACCTCCGTGCGGCCTTTCGCCTCGCCGGCCCAGCCGCGACGCCTGCGCAGGCCGCCGACTGGGCGCGCGACATGCTCCAGGCCGCCCGCGAGGCCGGGCGTGCGCCGGCCCTGGACGATTTGCTGCGCATCATCGCGCCGCCCGACGAACGCACCCCGGCGGATCGCCGAGTCGCCGCCGTCCATGAGGCGGGGCACTGCGTCGCCTATCGGGAGGCCGAAATGCAGATCGCATCGGCCTCGATCATCCCGCGCGGCGCATCGGGAGGGGAAACGCGCGCCGCAGGACGACGGCCAGCGTTCCCGACCAGGGCCGATCTCGACGCCGGCGTCATGATCCTGCTCGCAGGGCGGGCGGCAGAAAAAGCCATTCTTGGCGCGGCGTCGACCGGCGCGGTGGCGGATCTGGCCATGGCGACGCGCGCGCTCGCCGAGGGCCACGCCGCGCACGGGCTGGGGGCGACGCTGCTGCATCGAAGCGACGCGGCCGCATCGCTCGCTTATGACCGCGAGCTGCGCGACATCGTCGAGGCCGACCTCTCCCGTCTGTATGCGCGATCGCTCGCCCTGATGCGCAGGCGGCGCGCCGACGTCGAGAGGATCGCTGAGGCTCTGCTCGCGCGGAGATTTCTCACCGGCGAGGATGTCGCGACGCTCGTCGCGGCCTCCGGAGCCCGCGGCCGCGGCCCGAAAACGCGCGGGAGGGACGCATGAGCAAAGACGGCGACCTTCTCGACGACGTCGTCAAGCGCTTTTGGATTCGGAGTTCGTTTTGGCTTCCGTCTTGCTGCATTGTTGGCCGACGGGGCAATCCCCGGGAGGCGCGATTGACAGGCCGATGGTTACGAAATAGCTTCGTTTATGCTTACGCGTAACGTGCCGTCAGGCACGTGGCCCGGCGCTTCGCTAGGTCTAACTTTATTGTCCTCACTTGCGGCCTCGGAAGACGGCTTTGCGCCATCGTCCGTGGGACCGCTCCGCTCGATGGCGCAAAGCCGTCTTCCGAGTCCTTAAAGGTAAGCACTTGTTGCCTTTCGTCGAAGAAATCGACGCCGAACGAATCCACGTGAAGGAGCCGTTCGACGTCGTGTTGTTGTGCGGCGGGAAATACGGCGATATTGGAGACCCTGTCCCGAAATCTCTTAGGGACGCTTTCCTCAAAGCGCTTCCTCCAAAGCCCTTGAGGGATCGGGAATTGATCCAGGCGGAGGACATCACGAAGCAATATGATTTCCATAAAAGCTACGACGACATACTCATATTCGAGACGGATCTCGCTCAGATCGTTGAGCTAATCATCATCTTTTGCGAAAGTGCCGGCAGCCTCGCCGAACTCGGGGCTTTTTCCATGATCGACGAGATCATGAAACGCCTGTTCGTCGTGATCAAAGAAGAGCACTGGAATGAGCCGTCATTCGTAAAACTCGGACCACTTCGGCGCATCGAGCGCGAAGTCGGTCGCGAGGCGATCCATGTAATTGCAGACCACGACGTTGGCCTGGAGGGAAAATCCGCCGCAAAAGTGGACAAGAAAAAGCTAGTGGAGATGTTGGAGGGGCCTCTGGAACGCCGGGTCAACACAGTCCGAGAGCCGACCACCTTCGACCCTCATCGAGCGGGGCATGTGATAAAACTAATTGTAGGACTGGTACAGGAATATGGAGCACTCACTCTTCGGGAGATATCATGGTTGCTGAAGGTCCTAGGGGCCGAGAAGAGCGATGACCAGATTCGTGGGTATCTACGTTGCGCGGCTGCTGTTGACTGGCTCACAACTGTTTCGAAGGGAACGAATGACTACTACGTGCAGACCGCAAGCAGTATAGCAAAGGGCGTAGACGCGGCGACGTTGCCCGTAAAAGAAGGAACCAAGGATACAAGCAAAATGCGACGTCGAGCAGTGATCAGAGAACATTGGAAGGAAAAAGACAAGCTAAGGTTTGCCGCAATCCAGCAAGCAGCTAAAGGGATGCAACGTGTCTGACGTGGTTCAGGCGCTCGTGGCAGCTTCGGGTCTTAGCGAACGCGACGTTCGAACGATCATCGCGACAGCGCCGTCCCGCTACAAAACATATTCGATACCTAAAAGGCGCGGTGGCGAAAGAATCATATCGCAGCCGGCGCGAGAAGTTAAATTCCTCCAGAGGATCATTGTTGAAGAGATACTGTCCCGACTCCCCGTACATGACGCAGCAATGGCTTACCGGGAGGGCCGGTCGATAAGAGACAACGCTGCTGTTCATGCCGGTGGTGGAGCAATCCTCAAGTTCGACTTCGCCGACTTCTTCCCCTCGATTAAAGCCGACGACTGGGCGGCGTATTGCCGCCGGCATTCGGTATTCAAGGACGTAGACGATATACGTCTGAGCGCAAACTTATTGTTCCGGCGAACGAAATACGGCTCAGTACTGCGTCTTGCAATTGGTGCACCGTCATCGCCCCATCTTTCAAACATCCTGATGAGAGAGTTCGACCAGCGCGTTACCGAAGCCGTTGCCAAGGAGAAAGTCAAGTACACCCGCTACGCTGATGACCTGACGTTTTCCGCGAAGCGAGCTCATAATCTTATTGGCATAGAGCGCG
This genomic window from Methylosinus sp. H3A contains:
- a CDS encoding DUF262 domain-containing protein, yielding MTTFASTKISLSQILEDQILEDMVAGRIQLPDFHRGWVWDDEHVRSLLVSVARSFPVGAIMLLETGGEARFPTRPVESSNG
- a CDS encoding retron St85 family RNA-directed DNA polymerase, whose product is MSDVVQALVAASGLSERDVRTIIATAPSRYKTYSIPKRRGGERIISQPAREVKFLQRIIVEEILSRLPVHDAAMAYREGRSIRDNAAVHAGGGAILKFDFADFFPSIKADDWAAYCRRHSVFKDVDDIRLSANLLFRRTKYGSVLRLAIGAPSSPHLSNILMREFDQRVTEAVAKEKVKYTRYADDLTFSAKRAHNLIGIERVLRRIIREVASPHLRLNEDKTVLATRKYRRVVTGLVLADDGKVSLGRDRKRDIRAALHHYALGQLNGHETARLSGLLAFVNAIEPEFLERLVDKYGPAVIERIKARLPPTANCQQPHDPIIEFKFRE
- a CDS encoding AAA family ATPase codes for the protein MSKLGRLGGEDDIFDAVDDDADEPAQKAGSVADALAWECLRAALPAALRQRIRRGDPVAVIVQAPGAEWCGPLTRVLRRDSARVLCVSRDGSSRREHDPAKGNDEVALALAGGRPVIGVSQDPQSLLPSALLSAADVRISVAPPDANILRRLLRKHARGKAPAEIPDGAKLALTFAETVSAFRAGASARDVVANLLRAAESKKADVGGAVADVPPLDCLPADLRRLAEDIVSGVADYRAGRIRWRDMPTTAVLLAGPPGAGKTTFAAVLARALGAPLVVDSCGKIFARSGDAGHLGTIARAVQDAFDAARTAAATAGASILCLDEFDAACPDRASMDRRGRDFWAPLVTLVLTLLENHEGVIIVAASNCGDAIDAAATRPGRLRRVDVGPPGAESLMRVLRWRLGGALSTVADADLRAAFRLAGPAATPAQAADWARDMLQAAREAGRAPALDDLLRIIAPPDERTPADRRVAAVHEAGHCVAYREAEMQIASASIIPRGASGGETRAAGRRPAFPTRADLDAGVMILLAGRAAEKAILGAASTGAVADLAMATRALAEGHAAHGLGATLLHRSDAAASLAYDRELRDIVEADLSRLYARSLALMRRRRADVERIAEALLARRFLTGEDVATLVAASGARGRGPKTRGRDA
- a CDS encoding retron St85 family effector protein → MLPFVEEIDAERIHVKEPFDVVLLCGGKYGDIGDPVPKSLRDAFLKALPPKPLRDRELIQAEDITKQYDFHKSYDDILIFETDLAQIVELIIIFCESAGSLAELGAFSMIDEIMKRLFVVIKEEHWNEPSFVKLGPLRRIEREVGREAIHVIADHDVGLEGKSAAKVDKKKLVEMLEGPLERRVNTVREPTTFDPHRAGHVIKLIVGLVQEYGALTLREISWLLKVLGAEKSDDQIRGYLRCAAAVDWLTTVSKGTNDYYVQTASSIAKGVDAATLPVKEGTKDTSKMRRRAVIREHWKEKDKLRFAAIQQAAKGMQRV
- a CDS encoding restriction endonuclease subunit S, with the protein product MSELRDGWSEAPLTEVITLHDGRRIPLNQEQRQSRQGKYAYYGANGVVDHIDDYIFDGQYVLLAEDGGYFDQPERGVAYAVDGRFWVNNHAHIIEPSGGISVGFLVRWLNAIDWLPFVSGTTRLKLTQGGMQRVRIPLPPLAEQRRIVAKLDALDASAKRARADLDRIPTLVARAKQAILEKAFSGNLTTGFRAASKSALTDRRCLSALGLDQSERGEWPQDELPRGWEWKVFSAVFVDVTDSRRKLPTKEYREAGKLPIVDQGEPYIAGWSDRDDMVQTAMPPFVVFGDHTRCVKLIEIPFIQGADGVKVLKVKAEFDIQYLYFALLAVRLPDKGYSRHMKFLRATVFPWCERAEQREIVRRIEAAFAKIDRIAAEAASARALLDRLDQAILAKAFRGELVPQDPSDEPAEKLLEKIKAARAAPPARKTRKKLS
- a CDS encoding N-6 DNA methylase, which produces MNPSSDLVNKLWRLCAVLRKDGITYQQYVTELTYLLFLKMLAERKLEENKLPEGARWRDIVAQEGVTRLALYRRILADLGDPQKKRDRTVQAIFANAATFIREPVNLDKLIAAIDDLHWFTEERDSFGDLYEGLLQKNAEETKRGAGQYFTPRVLIDLLVRLMKPKAGEVIQDPAAGTGGFLIAANRFIKAETDDLFTLAPKQQEFQLRYALHGMENVEGVYRLLLMNLFLHGVDSLRIELGDTLSPAGADLEKADLILTNPPFGPAGGRPSRDDLTVTASVSSYQLPFVEHCIRKLKAGGRAAVVVPDNVLFEDGRGRELRRMLMDRCDLHTILRLPTGIFYAQGVKTNVIFFTKGEADSGQTSQVWVYDLRANMPAFGKTSPLTPAHFAQFEQAFGDDPHGRGARRDEGEEGRFRCFSRVDIAARGDNLDLAWLRDTSSDPEDAMSEPEELIGAILGHLRSALAEIEVLSEELEGSEGITAEAAQ
- a CDS encoding helix-turn-helix transcriptional regulator, whose protein sequence is MMTKQPIPALSAAQLRAARGWLNLSQQDLADACLVNRRTIAEFERGATAPHDRTLLDLQRALEDRGIELLFEKGVAVGIRLSTAAAVKSG